A window of Ipomoea triloba cultivar NCNSP0323 chromosome 2, ASM357664v1 contains these coding sequences:
- the LOC116010793 gene encoding protein FAR1-RELATED SEQUENCE 5-like codes for MKTFLCSKTGSKSKKNSGVKAYSKIDLRTGCGAYIQFDVDGNGVWTVTKHEKAHNHKLSTKDKSHLLRSYRRVGNNQLSYLRDLKKSGVALADGIRFLKHQSGGSPLVGFTNRDAYNSLESDSLKSLDGTDSNSLIEIFRRRQYTEAEFELYWSSIEAVNLEY; via the exons atgaagacatttttgtgctCTAAGACTGGTAGTAAGTCCAAGAAAAACAGTGGTGTTAAggcgtattcaaagattgatttaaggacgGGGTGTGGCGCATATATTCAGTTTGATGTAGATGGTAATGGGGTGTGGACAGTAACAAAACACGAGAAAGCTCATAACCACAAGCTAAGCACTAAAGACAAGAGTCACCTACTTCGTTCGTACAGAAGAGTGGGAAATAATCAACTTTCATACTTAAGAGACTTAAAGAAGAGTGGGGTTGCCTTGGCAGATgggataaggtttttgaaacatcagTCAGGAGGGTCTCCACTCGTTGGGTTTACCAATCGAGATGCTTACAATTCATTGGAATCTGATTCTTTGAAGAGCTTGGATGGAACTGATTCGAATTCgttgattgaaatatttaggAGGAGGCAGT ACACCGAAGCTGAGTTTGAGTTGTATTGGTCAAG TATAGAAGCTGTGAATCTAGAGTACTAA